Proteins co-encoded in one Nonlabens agnitus genomic window:
- the lysS gene encoding lysine--tRNA ligase — MPLSEQEIVRREKLGKIREMGIDPYPAAQYHVDATTASIKADFQEEKKVVIAGRLMSRRIQGKASFAEIQDGKGRIQVYFNRDEICPGEDKSLYNDLYKKLLDIGDFIGIEGELFTTNVGEQTVMVKNFKLLSKALKPLPLPKTDADGNTYDEFNDPEMRYRQRYADLVVNPKVKDVFVKRTKLFNAMRSFFNEREYFEVETPILQPIPGGAAAKPFVTHHNSLDIPLYMRIANELYLKRLIVGGFDGVYEFSKNFRNEGMDRTHNPEFTAMEIYVSYKDYNWMMEFTENLLEHCAMKVNGKTTSTFGKHNIEWKAPYPRVTMTDAIKQFTGFDITGKNEEELFAFAKAQGIDVDKSMGKGKLIDEIFGEKCEGNFIQPTFITDYPKEMSPLCKTHRDNPELTERFELMVCGKEIANAYSELNDPIDQRERFEAQAALADRGDDEAMFIDQDFLRALEYGMPPTSGLGIGMDRLIMFLTNNPSIQEVLFFPQMRPEKKAGVELNEDEKVVFERLKKHEKVDLNQLKDESGLSNKKWDKAVKGLTGKKVAKVSKTDDGLFIEVV; from the coding sequence ATGCCACTTTCTGAACAAGAAATCGTACGCCGTGAAAAACTAGGGAAAATACGCGAGATGGGAATCGACCCGTATCCTGCGGCTCAATATCATGTGGACGCTACCACAGCCTCCATCAAAGCAGATTTTCAAGAAGAAAAAAAGGTGGTCATCGCTGGCCGCTTGATGTCCAGAAGAATACAGGGAAAAGCCTCGTTTGCAGAGATTCAGGATGGAAAGGGAAGAATCCAGGTGTACTTTAACCGTGATGAGATCTGTCCCGGCGAGGACAAGTCGCTTTATAACGACCTGTATAAAAAGCTTCTCGACATAGGCGATTTCATAGGGATTGAAGGTGAGCTTTTTACCACGAATGTGGGCGAGCAAACCGTAATGGTCAAAAACTTTAAACTCTTGAGTAAAGCATTGAAACCATTGCCGTTACCCAAAACTGATGCCGATGGAAACACCTATGACGAGTTTAACGATCCAGAGATGCGCTATCGCCAGCGCTATGCAGACCTTGTGGTCAACCCTAAAGTAAAAGATGTTTTTGTCAAGCGTACCAAGCTTTTCAACGCCATGCGCTCCTTTTTTAATGAGCGTGAATATTTTGAGGTAGAAACGCCCATTTTGCAGCCTATCCCTGGTGGTGCTGCAGCAAAACCTTTTGTAACGCACCACAACTCTCTGGACATACCCTTATACATGAGAATTGCTAACGAGCTCTATTTAAAGCGTTTGATCGTTGGTGGTTTTGATGGTGTGTATGAATTCAGCAAGAACTTCAGGAATGAAGGTATGGACCGTACCCACAATCCAGAATTTACTGCCATGGAGATCTACGTGTCCTACAAGGATTACAACTGGATGATGGAGTTTACCGAGAATTTACTGGAGCACTGCGCTATGAAAGTCAATGGAAAGACGACCAGCACCTTTGGCAAGCATAATATCGAGTGGAAGGCGCCGTATCCACGAGTGACCATGACAGATGCGATCAAGCAATTTACAGGGTTTGATATTACCGGTAAAAATGAGGAAGAGTTGTTCGCTTTCGCGAAAGCGCAAGGCATCGACGTCGACAAGTCCATGGGTAAAGGAAAGTTGATTGACGAGATATTTGGTGAGAAATGTGAAGGTAACTTTATCCAGCCTACCTTTATTACTGACTATCCTAAGGAAATGAGCCCATTATGCAAAACGCACCGCGACAATCCAGAATTGACAGAGCGTTTTGAATTGATGGTTTGCGGTAAGGAAATAGCAAATGCCTACAGCGAGCTTAACGACCCTATTGATCAAAGAGAACGCTTTGAAGCCCAGGCTGCCCTTGCAGATCGTGGTGATGACGAAGCAATGTTTATCGATCAAGATTTCTTGAGAGCATTGGAATATGGTATGCCGCCAACATCGGGTCTAGGAATAGGTATGGATCGATTGATCATGTTCTTGACTAATAATCCATCCATTCAAGAAGTATTGTTCTTTCCTCAAATGCGTCCAGAGAAAAAAGCTGGTGTTGAGCTTAATGAAGACGAAAAAGTAGTTTTTGAGCGTCTTAAAAAGCATGAAAAAGTAGACCTGAATCAACTCAAGGATGAGAGTGGTCTATCCAACAAAAAATGGGATAAAGCTGTCAAAGGATTAACAGGCAAAAAGGTTGCTAAAGTCTCCAAAACCGATGATGGTCTTTTTATAGAAGTGGTGTAG
- a CDS encoding glucosaminidase domain-containing protein, which translates to MKITFKTFLILFLASGLLVSCGSKNKVVTTKKRSRTTKTVKKSPDERSVVVKETDEKVTRTVTPSDKDDVSIYIDNFAADAMKEMQLYKIPASITLAQGILESGSGKGRLAVEANNHFGVKCHTGWTGNKIYHDDDEDQECFRKYKDASYSYRDHSLFLTERSRYRDLFKLDADDYKAWAKGLKDAGYATDRRYPDKLISLIERYRLDLYDAQVLGKAPKALSRTNDDSSQIKHTVVKGDTLYGLATKHNTTVERIKLINGLRDNSISLGSTLLIEPNTKN; encoded by the coding sequence ATGAAGATTACATTTAAGACTTTTCTCATTTTATTTCTAGCTTCGGGACTGCTGGTTTCCTGCGGTTCCAAGAACAAAGTGGTCACGACAAAAAAACGAAGCAGAACCACAAAAACGGTCAAGAAATCTCCAGATGAACGGTCTGTCGTGGTTAAGGAAACTGACGAGAAAGTCACCAGGACCGTCACGCCATCTGATAAGGATGACGTGAGTATCTACATCGATAATTTTGCTGCAGATGCCATGAAGGAAATGCAGCTGTATAAAATCCCGGCAAGTATCACTCTCGCCCAAGGGATTCTGGAAAGTGGATCTGGAAAGGGCCGACTCGCTGTAGAGGCGAACAACCACTTTGGCGTTAAATGTCATACGGGCTGGACTGGTAACAAAATCTATCACGACGACGATGAAGATCAAGAGTGTTTTAGAAAATACAAGGACGCTTCTTATTCTTATAGGGATCACAGCCTTTTCCTCACTGAAAGATCTAGGTATCGTGATTTATTCAAATTGGATGCTGACGATTATAAAGCCTGGGCTAAAGGTCTTAAAGATGCCGGTTATGCCACAGATAGAAGATACCCAGATAAATTGATAAGTCTCATAGAGCGTTATCGACTGGATCTGTACGATGCTCAGGTACTGGGCAAAGCACCTAAAGCCTTATCAAGAACGAACGACGATAGTTCCCAAATCAAACATACGGTCGTTAAAGGTGATACTTTGTACGGCCTTGCGACAAAACACAATACTACCGTAGAGCGTATCAAGCTTATTAACGGTTTGAGGGACAATTCCATTAGTCTAGGCTCGACACTTTTGATTGAACCCAACACAAAAAATTAA
- the lipB gene encoding lipoyl(octanoyl) transferase LipB: MNKTVHFQDLGRKDYKETWDFQEQLFKDILDTKIKNRREDAGLETQNHLLFVEHDHVYTLGKSGDEENLLANKELLEQIGATYYKINRGGDITYHGPGQITGYPILDLENFFTDIHKYLRFLEEIFIKILADYDLKGERSPGETGVWLDVGTPFARKICALGVRASRWVTMHGFAFNVNTDLGYFDHIIPCGIQDKAVTSLASELKREVDHNEVKDKIKQYFSELFEAQLKD; encoded by the coding sequence ATGAACAAAACCGTCCATTTTCAAGATTTAGGCCGCAAGGATTATAAGGAAACTTGGGATTTTCAAGAACAACTTTTTAAGGATATTCTAGATACCAAAATCAAGAATAGGAGAGAAGATGCCGGACTGGAGACCCAAAACCACCTTTTGTTTGTAGAACACGATCATGTGTACACCTTGGGGAAAAGTGGTGATGAGGAAAATTTACTGGCTAATAAAGAATTGTTGGAACAGATAGGCGCCACCTATTATAAGATCAATCGTGGTGGCGATATTACCTATCACGGGCCTGGACAGATTACAGGTTATCCCATTCTGGACCTGGAAAACTTCTTTACTGATATCCATAAATACCTACGATTCCTAGAGGAGATCTTTATAAAAATCCTTGCAGATTATGATTTGAAAGGCGAGCGCAGTCCTGGCGAGACTGGTGTATGGCTGGATGTAGGAACTCCATTTGCACGCAAGATTTGTGCATTGGGCGTACGCGCCAGCCGCTGGGTAACGATGCACGGTTTTGCATTTAATGTCAATACAGATTTGGGCTATTTTGATCATATTATTCCTTGCGGGATTCAAGACAAAGCAGTGACTTCACTGGCATCAGAGTTAAAGCGCGAAGTAGACCATAATGAGGTCAAGGATAAAATCAAGCAGTATTTTAGTGAGTTGTTTGAGGCGCAGCTCAAGGATTAA
- a CDS encoding DNA topoisomerase IB, whose product MTLTPEQIKNALTEPEMAAHLADLVYIQDEHLSIYRKKYGKGFTYLINNKDRVTDKKELKRIKSLVIPPGWSDVRISGIENGHLQSVGRDDKGRKVYRYHDLWNVLRNQTKFFKMSAFAKALPNIRIQLEKDLELSGMPLNKCLAIVLSVMDATHIRVGNEQYARKNKTYGLSTLRTKHLDETDDGVEFHFKGKKGVQQTKSIIDADLVELIHQCEEIPGWELFQYYDEQGKHHGIDSGMINDYIHRIGGEIFTAKDFRTWGATTTFFETMLELPEPEKEKEVDKNILKGYDAAAEELGNTRAVCRQYYVHPEVPNIYKDGNFEPYRKKAKTYKDKNHLTATERCVKEIIQNFEIEFKVKE is encoded by the coding sequence ATGACGCTTACTCCAGAACAAATTAAAAATGCCCTAACCGAGCCAGAAATGGCGGCGCATCTTGCCGATCTTGTGTATATACAGGACGAACACCTTTCTATCTACAGAAAAAAATATGGCAAGGGCTTCACCTATCTCATCAACAACAAGGATCGGGTAACGGATAAGAAGGAACTCAAGCGCATCAAGTCGCTAGTGATACCGCCAGGATGGAGCGATGTGCGTATTTCGGGAATTGAGAATGGGCACCTGCAGTCTGTTGGGCGTGACGATAAAGGCCGCAAAGTGTATAGGTATCATGACTTATGGAATGTTCTTAGGAACCAAACCAAGTTTTTTAAAATGTCCGCTTTCGCGAAAGCGTTACCCAACATAAGAATCCAGCTGGAAAAAGACCTAGAACTTTCAGGAATGCCACTGAACAAGTGCCTCGCGATCGTCTTGTCGGTCATGGATGCGACCCACATTAGAGTTGGGAACGAGCAATATGCGCGCAAAAACAAGACCTATGGGCTTTCCACACTTAGAACTAAACATCTGGATGAAACCGATGATGGCGTAGAGTTCCATTTTAAGGGGAAAAAGGGCGTGCAACAAACCAAAAGCATTATCGATGCTGACCTGGTAGAATTGATTCATCAGTGCGAGGAAATTCCGGGCTGGGAACTCTTTCAATATTATGACGAGCAAGGCAAGCATCACGGCATCGACAGCGGCATGATCAACGATTACATTCACAGAATAGGTGGCGAGATCTTCACGGCAAAAGATTTTAGGACTTGGGGTGCGACGACTACCTTTTTTGAAACCATGCTAGAACTTCCAGAACCAGAAAAGGAGAAGGAAGTGGATAAGAATATTTTAAAAGGATATGATGCTGCTGCCGAGGAATTAGGCAACACAAGAGCCGTGTGTCGTCAATATTATGTACATCCTGAGGTGCCCAACATTTACAAGGACGGTAATTTTGAGCCTTATCGTAAGAAAGCCAAAACCTATAAAGACAAAAACCATCTCACGGCAACTGAGCGCTGCGTGAAGGAAATCATCCAAAATTTTGAAATTGAGTTTAAGGTAAAGGAATAG
- a CDS encoding TlpA family protein disulfide reductase: MKLFLFIVTLILLVSCKDEKPAAIEPTKQYVNAVIIIDNQMDSIPVVIRDLPSFENSQSNILLFNNGVDTLTWRKNSDDIVRISSRINKLQTLLIKPNDTLRVQLKDSVLHITGDVVDWETFKVIETSEIDSVQNLRDQLHGRYFTKSEPGLKPTKFINDYELIELYAGGFYNRELINKELDSIAKIIALERETLDLKLEYIDEEIENKSFNPRTGKLLKSVALRDYFNILSSWSRYVRENNAIRLNPNFNELSEARDEGFLINAITDPKYMNEEILVGKYGTSTMHSYLNVLQSKYSYATKNWIKSKFHKTYFELPERLDGELLKVAKSTAIHKMMSWNEPWPEIVKCYDDYISNYGSDKYIREFEIQNAKKLNLERSLDNTDLLLANTLTKSISLTDLIKAQKGKPVYVDFWASWCPPCIDNMPASKALEKRLGDKVNFIYISIDTDEQSWKKSERQISLKAENSFIALNYELSDFVIKENLNEIPRYFIYDQSGKLYDTKAAAPDDPNIYNLLEAIAK; this comes from the coding sequence ATGAAACTTTTTTTATTTATTGTAACTCTTATTTTATTGGTTTCATGCAAAGATGAAAAGCCAGCAGCCATTGAACCAACAAAGCAATATGTAAATGCGGTTATCATCATTGACAATCAAATGGATTCGATACCTGTTGTGATTAGAGACTTGCCCTCTTTTGAAAATAGCCAATCAAATATTCTCTTGTTTAATAATGGGGTCGACACCTTAACCTGGAGAAAAAATAGCGATGACATCGTTCGAATCTCTAGTCGCATCAATAAGCTTCAAACTTTGCTTATAAAACCTAATGACACCTTGCGCGTACAATTGAAAGATTCAGTTCTCCATATCACTGGAGATGTTGTTGATTGGGAAACATTTAAAGTGATTGAGACAAGTGAGATTGACTCCGTTCAAAATCTACGAGATCAACTTCACGGGCGATATTTCACAAAGAGTGAACCTGGGCTAAAGCCAACCAAATTTATAAATGACTATGAACTGATAGAGCTATACGCAGGCGGCTTTTATAATAGAGAATTGATAAACAAAGAATTGGATTCCATCGCAAAAATTATTGCACTAGAAAGAGAAACATTAGATCTTAAACTTGAATATATAGATGAAGAAATCGAAAATAAAAGTTTCAATCCCAGAACAGGAAAGCTGCTTAAATCTGTTGCTTTGCGAGATTACTTCAATATTTTGTCTTCATGGTCAAGATACGTGAGAGAAAATAATGCGATACGACTAAACCCTAACTTCAATGAATTATCTGAAGCTCGTGATGAAGGCTTCTTAATCAATGCGATTACTGATCCAAAGTATATGAATGAAGAAATTTTGGTTGGAAAGTATGGAACCTCCACAATGCATTCCTACTTGAATGTGCTTCAATCAAAATACAGCTATGCCACTAAAAATTGGATTAAATCAAAATTTCATAAAACTTATTTTGAACTTCCTGAAAGATTGGATGGTGAATTATTGAAAGTTGCAAAAAGCACTGCCATTCATAAAATGATGAGCTGGAATGAACCTTGGCCAGAGATCGTTAAGTGTTATGATGATTATATTTCCAATTATGGAAGCGACAAGTATATCAGAGAATTTGAAATTCAAAATGCCAAAAAACTTAACCTTGAAAGATCTCTGGATAACACAGATCTTTTACTGGCAAATACATTGACCAAGTCAATATCCCTGACCGATTTGATAAAAGCCCAAAAAGGTAAGCCCGTTTACGTTGATTTCTGGGCCAGCTGGTGTCCTCCATGTATTGACAATATGCCGGCTTCAAAAGCACTGGAAAAAAGACTAGGCGACAAAGTGAATTTTATCTATATCTCCATCGATACGGACGAGCAGAGCTGGAAAAAATCAGAACGGCAAATATCACTAAAAGCTGAGAATAGCTTTATAGCATTGAATTATGAATTGTCAGATTTTGTGATAAAAGAAAACCTCAATGAAATACCTCGATACTTCATTTACGATCAAAGCGGGAAATTATATGATACAAAAGCTGCTGCACCAGATGACCCTAATATTTACAACTTGCTTGAAGCCATTGCTAAATAA
- a CDS encoding 1-aminocyclopropane-1-carboxylate deaminase/D-cysteine desulfhydrase gives MVILVVKSIERWHVSGLTLYPFILISDKHLANNQTFINHERIHLRQQLELLILPFYLWYLVEYLIGRLTMNHDQAYRNIIFEREAYAMENDLNYLSKRSRWSFLDFYGKSNHQELFKSAPSKIQLFASFPEQQITIDLKREDLLHPTVSGNKLRKLKYNLQDAINHGFDQIITYGGAYSNHIAATAAACHILGIKSIGVIRGEELGVDLEKTLAQNETLRTAASNGMTLVFVTREEYKQKDSALFEEQMKARYGTSYFIPEGGTNDLAVKGTAEILTSREKQHYQYICVAAGTGGSAAGIINSTTDHQHVLVFSALQGDFLKKEIEKYTDNKNFTLFPEDAFGGYAKSTDSLIDYLNVRFRESEIPLDPIYTGKMMYRIEQMVASGFFSDKTRILAIHTGGLQGIPGFNRRLRKKARLQLQYEDYI, from the coding sequence ATGGTCATATTGGTGGTAAAAAGTATTGAAAGATGGCATGTCTCGGGTTTGACACTCTACCCATTTATCTTAATTTCTGACAAGCATTTAGCAAATAATCAGACCTTTATTAATCATGAACGTATTCATTTAAGGCAGCAACTGGAGTTGTTGATTTTACCTTTTTACCTTTGGTATCTCGTAGAGTATCTTATCGGTCGTTTGACGATGAATCACGATCAGGCCTATCGTAATATTATCTTTGAGCGCGAGGCTTATGCCATGGAAAATGACCTGAACTATTTATCTAAAAGGTCTAGGTGGAGCTTTTTAGACTTCTACGGTAAGTCTAACCATCAAGAACTCTTTAAAAGCGCCCCATCCAAAATCCAACTTTTCGCTTCATTTCCTGAACAACAGATCACCATTGACCTAAAAAGGGAAGACCTGTTGCACCCAACAGTTTCAGGTAACAAGTTGCGTAAATTGAAATACAATCTGCAGGATGCTATCAATCATGGCTTTGACCAAATCATTACTTACGGCGGTGCGTATTCCAATCACATTGCTGCGACCGCAGCCGCGTGTCATATTTTAGGAATAAAATCCATCGGTGTTATTAGAGGTGAAGAGTTGGGTGTAGATCTAGAAAAAACATTGGCACAAAACGAAACATTAAGAACAGCAGCCAGTAACGGAATGACATTGGTTTTTGTTACAAGAGAAGAGTACAAACAAAAGGATTCCGCGCTTTTTGAAGAACAAATGAAGGCGAGGTACGGAACCAGTTATTTTATTCCAGAAGGTGGTACGAATGATCTAGCCGTCAAAGGAACGGCAGAGATTTTGACATCCAGAGAAAAACAACATTATCAGTATATATGCGTTGCAGCTGGCACTGGTGGCAGTGCCGCAGGAATCATCAACAGTACTACAGATCACCAGCACGTTCTCGTTTTTTCTGCGTTGCAAGGTGATTTTCTCAAGAAAGAAATTGAAAAATATACCGACAACAAGAATTTTACGTTATTTCCTGAAGATGCATTTGGTGGATATGCAAAGTCTACAGATTCCTTGATAGATTATTTGAATGTTCGCTTTCGCGAAAGCGAAATTCCACTCGATCCCATCTACACAGGTAAAATGATGTATCGTATAGAACAGATGGTAGCAAGCGGCTTTTTTAGCGACAAAACTCGTATTTTAGCCATCCATACAGGCGGTCTTCAGGGTATCCCTGGATTCAATCGCAGACTAAGGAAAAAAGCACGTCTACAACTACAGTATGAAGATTACATTTAA
- a CDS encoding ribonuclease HII, translating into MLIEKIHPNLIECGTDEAGRGCLAGPVTAAAVILPPGFSCAGLNDSKTLSRKRRNQLREVIEKEALSYHVAHVDRAMIDKINILNASIQAMHLAIKGLKITPEHIAVDGNRFHPYPDIPATTVIKGDGKYLHIAAASILAKTYRDEFMEKIHQEFPMYHWSNNQGYSTKQHRDAIREHGTTTYHRMSFKLLPEQLKMPL; encoded by the coding sequence ATGTTGATTGAAAAAATACATCCCAATTTGATAGAATGCGGCACAGATGAAGCCGGCCGCGGCTGTCTCGCTGGACCGGTCACAGCCGCAGCGGTGATACTACCACCAGGTTTTTCATGTGCAGGTTTGAATGATAGTAAGACGCTTTCGCGAAAGCGAAGAAACCAACTGCGTGAAGTCATTGAAAAAGAAGCTTTATCATACCATGTAGCCCATGTGGATCGAGCTATGATCGACAAAATAAATATTCTCAACGCGAGTATACAGGCCATGCACCTTGCCATAAAGGGTCTTAAGATCACACCTGAGCACATCGCTGTGGATGGTAATCGTTTTCATCCATATCCAGATATTCCAGCCACCACCGTGATCAAAGGCGATGGCAAATACCTACATATCGCTGCCGCTTCCATTCTTGCCAAGACCTATCGCGATGAGTTCATGGAAAAAATACATCAAGAGTTTCCCATGTATCACTGGAGTAACAATCAAGGTTACTCCACAAAACAACACCGCGACGCCATACGGGAACACGGTACCACTACTTATCACCGCATGAGTTTCAAGCTATTGCCAGAGCAGTTGAAAATGCCTCTATAA
- a CDS encoding YqaE/Pmp3 family membrane protein has product MSIWRVILAIILPPLAVLDKGCGSIVIVFILTLLGWVPGVIAALIILNNPNN; this is encoded by the coding sequence ATGTCCATCTGGAGAGTCATCCTAGCCATCATATTGCCGCCACTAGCCGTGCTGGACAAAGGCTGCGGATCCATTGTTATTGTTTTTATTCTCACGTTACTGGGTTGGGTGCCCGGCGTGATTGCTGCGCTGATTATCTTGAATAATCCTAATAATTGA
- the hemL gene encoding glutamate-1-semialdehyde 2,1-aminomutase — MSFTYKRSSSLFNEAQKYIPGGVNSPVRAFNAVGGDPVYVKSAKGAYLHTEDGHQLIDYIASWGPMILGHAFEPVVDAVIEATKKGTSYGMPTELETQIAKLVVSMAPNVDQVRMVNSGTEACMSAVRLARGFTGRDKIIKFAGCYHGHSDSFLIQAGSGAVTFGSPNSPGVTIGTAQDTLLATYNNLDQVAEIFEKNKDQIACVIIEPIAGNMGCIVPQEGFLEGIRELCDANGALFVFDEVMTGFRLARGGAQETTGVKADIITYGKVIGGGLPVGAFAARQEIMNHLAPLGPVYQAGTLSGNPLAMSAGLAMLEHLNDNPDVFVNLAQKTEHLHKGIESVLSTKGIDHQINRCGSMMSVHFTDQPVIDFESAATGNNEWFKKFFHGLLDRGIYLPPSAFESYFLNDALSYEDLDRTVTAVEEVVSKW, encoded by the coding sequence ATGTCATTTACTTACAAAAGAAGTAGCTCTCTATTTAATGAGGCTCAAAAATATATTCCTGGTGGAGTCAATTCTCCAGTTCGCGCATTTAACGCTGTAGGCGGTGATCCTGTTTACGTCAAAAGTGCCAAAGGTGCCTATTTGCACACTGAGGACGGTCATCAACTTATCGATTACATCGCTTCATGGGGTCCCATGATTTTGGGTCATGCCTTTGAACCAGTGGTAGATGCCGTGATTGAAGCCACAAAAAAGGGAACATCTTATGGAATGCCAACAGAACTGGAAACTCAAATTGCAAAATTGGTAGTTTCCATGGCGCCTAATGTAGATCAGGTAAGAATGGTCAATAGCGGTACGGAAGCTTGTATGAGCGCCGTGCGACTCGCTCGCGGATTCACCGGTCGTGATAAGATCATCAAATTTGCAGGATGTTACCATGGTCACAGCGATTCCTTTTTGATTCAAGCGGGTAGTGGTGCGGTCACCTTTGGTAGTCCCAACAGTCCTGGAGTGACTATAGGAACGGCTCAAGACACCTTGCTGGCTACATACAACAACCTGGATCAGGTCGCGGAAATTTTTGAGAAGAACAAAGACCAGATCGCTTGTGTCATCATTGAGCCTATAGCAGGCAACATGGGTTGTATTGTGCCTCAAGAAGGATTTCTGGAAGGAATACGAGAATTGTGTGATGCAAATGGTGCATTATTTGTTTTTGATGAGGTGATGACAGGTTTTAGACTAGCTCGCGGTGGTGCCCAAGAGACCACTGGTGTCAAGGCAGATATTATCACTTATGGTAAAGTAATAGGTGGTGGTTTGCCGGTAGGTGCTTTTGCCGCAAGACAGGAAATCATGAACCATCTGGCACCTTTGGGTCCTGTATATCAAGCAGGAACTTTGAGTGGTAATCCATTAGCGATGAGTGCAGGACTAGCCATGCTGGAGCATCTTAATGACAATCCAGATGTCTTTGTCAACCTCGCCCAAAAGACCGAGCACCTTCATAAAGGTATTGAGAGCGTGCTTTCAACAAAGGGAATCGATCACCAAATCAACAGGTGCGGTAGCATGATGTCGGTTCACTTCACAGACCAGCCAGTAATTGATTTTGAATCGGCTGCTACGGGTAATAATGAGTGGTTCAAAAAATTTTTCCACGGTTTGCTGGATCGTGGCATCTACTTGCCGCCTAGCGCCTTTGAAAGCTATTTCCTTAATGATGCGTTGAGTTATGAAGATCTTGACCGCACAGTGACTGCAGTAGAAGAGGTCGTTTCTAAGTGGTAG